A stretch of Halococcus sediminicola DNA encodes these proteins:
- a CDS encoding DNA-directed DNA polymerase, whose amino-acid sequence MTGTESTEQATLAGRAGGSAEDADGAAAAARTVAGDGGGEAELVDPSARRYPDADGTVEMAVTQVDYTVEGTGKDETPIIHVFGRTEGGDVEHVRVHGFRPYFYAPTANLTGEFDHERITGSEEVNENGDAYESIRGEELTKIFGQTPRDVGQIRERFDHYEADILFPNRFLIDKDIGSGVRVPKRRASDDALVVPHEEVEPVGMESDARVCTFDIEVDDRSGFPEDGEETIICLSSHDSRTDEYAVWLYEVSEGIGPDELDGYEGIETEIDATVNRYESEEAMLDGFLDYIETTDPDVLTGWNFADFDAPYLIDRLEELGGADCEGFDLDPDRLSRVNEVWRSDWQGPNIKGRVVFDLLYAYQRTQFSELDSYRLDAVGEVELGVGKERYAGSIGDLWEENPERLLEYNLRDVELCVEIDRQQDVIPFWQEVASFVGCKLEDATTPGDTVDMYVLHEAHGKFALPSKGQQEAEDYEGGAVFDPITGVREMVAVLDLKSLYPMCMVTTNASPETKVDPERYDSETYHAPNGTHFRKNPDGIIREMVDELLAERDEKKARRADHSPGSGAYERFDRQQAAVKVIMNSLYGVLGWERFRLYDREMGAAVTATGREVIEHTERAANELDYQVAYGDTDSIMLELGGDVTKQSAIEQAGTIESHINDSYDAFASEQLGADEHRFEIEFEKLYRRFFQAGKKKRYAGHIVWKEGKDVDDVDITGFEYKRSDIASITKRVQHEVIDRIVHGVDLDEVKSYVRGVIEQFEDGEVDIEQVGVPGGIGKRLGNYDTDTAQVRGAKYANLLLGTNFQRGSKPKRLYLDRVDDRFFQRIESERPDISEDDLYRAFKRDVSDGKGVICFEYADQIPDEFAVDWPKMLDKTLKGPIARVLEALDISWNEVKSGQTQTGLGSFT is encoded by the coding sequence ATGACCGGGACGGAGTCCACCGAGCAGGCGACGCTTGCGGGCCGCGCCGGCGGGAGTGCGGAGGACGCGGACGGGGCGGCAGCGGCGGCGCGGACGGTCGCCGGCGACGGGGGCGGCGAGGCCGAACTCGTCGACCCGAGCGCGCGGCGCTACCCCGACGCCGACGGCACCGTTGAGATGGCCGTCACACAGGTCGATTATACCGTCGAGGGCACGGGAAAAGACGAAACACCGATCATCCACGTCTTCGGGCGCACCGAGGGAGGCGACGTCGAACACGTTCGCGTCCACGGCTTTCGACCTTACTTCTACGCGCCGACCGCGAATCTCACGGGTGAATTCGACCACGAGCGCATCACTGGCTCGGAAGAGGTGAACGAAAACGGCGACGCCTACGAGAGCATTCGAGGCGAGGAACTCACCAAGATTTTCGGCCAGACCCCGCGGGACGTCGGCCAGATCCGGGAGCGCTTCGACCACTACGAGGCGGACATCCTCTTTCCGAACCGCTTTCTCATCGACAAGGACATCGGTAGCGGCGTCCGCGTGCCGAAACGCCGCGCGAGCGACGACGCGCTCGTCGTGCCCCACGAGGAGGTCGAGCCAGTCGGGATGGAGTCCGACGCACGGGTCTGTACCTTCGACATCGAGGTCGACGACCGCTCTGGCTTCCCCGAGGACGGCGAGGAGACGATCATCTGTCTGTCGAGTCACGACTCGCGCACCGACGAGTACGCCGTCTGGCTCTACGAGGTGAGCGAGGGCATCGGTCCGGACGAACTCGACGGATACGAGGGCATCGAGACGGAGATCGACGCCACCGTCAACCGCTACGAGAGCGAGGAGGCGATGCTCGACGGGTTCCTCGACTACATCGAGACGACCGACCCCGACGTGCTCACCGGGTGGAACTTCGCCGACTTCGACGCACCCTACCTCATCGACAGATTAGAGGAACTCGGCGGCGCGGACTGCGAGGGTTTCGACCTCGATCCCGACCGCCTCTCACGGGTGAACGAGGTCTGGCGCTCGGACTGGCAGGGTCCAAACATCAAGGGCCGCGTGGTGTTCGACCTGCTGTACGCCTACCAGCGCACGCAGTTCTCGGAACTCGATTCGTATCGGCTCGACGCCGTCGGCGAGGTCGAACTCGGTGTCGGCAAGGAGCGGTATGCGGGGTCGATCGGCGACCTCTGGGAGGAAAACCCCGAACGGCTGCTCGAATACAATCTCAGAGACGTGGAGCTCTGTGTCGAGATCGACCGCCAGCAGGACGTGATTCCGTTCTGGCAGGAGGTCGCTTCGTTCGTGGGGTGCAAACTCGAAGACGCCACGACGCCGGGCGACACGGTCGACATGTACGTCCTCCACGAGGCGCATGGAAAGTTCGCGCTCCCGTCGAAGGGCCAGCAGGAGGCCGAGGACTACGAGGGCGGGGCGGTGTTCGACCCCATTACGGGGGTGCGCGAGATGGTGGCGGTGCTCGACCTCAAGAGTCTGTACCCGATGTGCATGGTGACCACCAATGCGAGTCCGGAGACGAAAGTCGACCCCGAGCGCTACGACAGCGAAACGTATCACGCACCGAACGGCACGCACTTCCGGAAAAATCCCGATGGCATCATCCGGGAGATGGTCGACGAACTGCTCGCCGAACGCGACGAGAAGAAGGCCCGGCGGGCCGACCACAGTCCGGGCAGCGGGGCCTACGAGCGTTTCGACCGCCAGCAGGCCGCCGTCAAGGTCATCATGAACTCGCTGTACGGGGTGCTCGGCTGGGAGCGCTTCCGGCTCTACGACCGCGAGATGGGCGCGGCCGTGACCGCGACCGGTCGGGAGGTCATCGAGCACACCGAGCGCGCCGCGAACGAACTCGACTATCAGGTCGCGTACGGTGACACCGACAGCATCATGCTCGAACTCGGCGGCGACGTCACCAAACAGTCGGCCATCGAACAGGCCGGCACCATCGAATCACACATCAACGACTCCTACGACGCCTTCGCCAGCGAGCAGTTGGGAGCCGACGAACACCGCTTCGAGATCGAATTCGAGAAGCTCTACCGCCGATTCTTCCAAGCGGGCAAGAAGAAACGCTACGCGGGTCACATCGTCTGGAAGGAGGGAAAAGACGTCGACGACGTCGATATCACGGGCTTCGAGTACAAGCGCTCTGATATCGCGTCCATCACCAAGCGCGTCCAGCACGAGGTGATCGACCGCATCGTCCACGGTGTGGACCTGGACGAGGTCAAGAGCTACGTCCGTGGCGTCATCGAACAGTTCGAGGACGGCGAGGTGGACATCGAACAGGTCGGTGTACCCGGCGGCATCGGCAAGCGCCTCGGCAACTACGACACCGACACCGCACAGGTCCGCGGCGCGAAGTACGCAAATCTCCTGCTGGGAACGAACTTCCAGCGCGGGAGTAAGCCAAAACGCCTCTATCTCGACCGCGTGGACGACCGCTTCTTCCAGCGCATCGAGTCCGAACGGCCGGACATCTCCGAAGACGACCTCTACCGGGCGTTCAAGCGCGACGTGAGCGACGGCAAGGGCGTCATCTGCTTCGAGTACGCCGACCAGATTCCCGACGAGTTCGCCGTCGACTGGCCGAAGATGCTCGACAAGACGCTCAAAGGTCCCATCGCGCGCGTGCTCGAAGCGCTCGACATCTCGTGGAATGAGGTCAAATCCGGCCAGACCCAGACCGGGCTCGGTAGCTTCACCTGA
- a CDS encoding AI-2E family transporter, with translation MKLDRGVLVAAIVVFGALSLLVALPLAQYVLLALLLGYVLHPVQKRLAPRVGPRISAGALITATALVILIPLGAVITVATQQALEVYRATRAGRLGIETVERFLREQLGVAIDVSRVVSGVNPNELVGVVERGGGTALFGSLMNVFGGLSNAVLGLTVLVFLTYYLLTDGTASLRWLRGVTPLSADVWEELVERVDQLVWAVIVGNVAVAVVQGVLTGIGLVLIGFPSAVFWTVVTVVLGLLPLIGASIVWVPAAAYLLLVGRPVAAVLLFAYGASIVSLSDNYLRPVIGGREAGLNPGLFVLGISGGLFVFGFLGVFFGPVVLGTLKVFVELFARERPPAHDASDDRPASAVDTSAGERARRAS, from the coding sequence ATGAAACTCGATCGGGGTGTGCTCGTCGCGGCCATCGTGGTTTTCGGGGCGCTCTCGTTGCTGGTGGCCCTCCCGCTCGCCCAGTACGTCCTGCTCGCACTGTTGCTCGGCTACGTGCTCCACCCGGTTCAAAAGCGCCTCGCCCCGCGGGTCGGACCACGGATTTCGGCGGGTGCGCTCATCACCGCGACGGCGCTCGTGATACTGATCCCGCTCGGCGCGGTGATAACCGTCGCCACACAACAGGCGCTTGAGGTGTATCGGGCCACCCGTGCCGGCCGTCTCGGCATCGAGACCGTCGAACGCTTCCTCCGCGAGCAACTCGGCGTCGCGATCGACGTCAGTCGGGTGGTGAGTGGGGTCAACCCGAACGAACTGGTCGGCGTGGTCGAACGCGGCGGCGGAACGGCGCTGTTCGGGAGTCTGATGAACGTCTTCGGCGGGCTCTCGAACGCCGTGCTCGGTCTCACAGTATTGGTCTTTCTCACCTACTACCTCCTCACCGACGGTACGGCCTCGCTACGCTGGCTGCGCGGCGTCACCCCGCTGTCCGCGGACGTCTGGGAGGAGTTGGTCGAACGCGTCGACCAGCTCGTGTGGGCCGTGATCGTGGGGAACGTCGCGGTAGCGGTCGTACAGGGCGTGCTCACCGGCATCGGATTGGTCCTGATCGGCTTCCCGAGCGCCGTCTTCTGGACGGTCGTCACGGTGGTACTCGGACTGTTGCCGCTCATCGGCGCGTCCATCGTCTGGGTGCCGGCGGCGGCCTATCTGTTGCTCGTCGGTCGCCCCGTCGCCGCCGTATTGTTGTTCGCCTACGGGGCTTCCATCGTGAGCCTCTCGGACAACTACCTTCGGCCGGTCATCGGCGGGCGCGAGGCGGGTCTCAATCCCGGCCTGTTCGTCCTCGGCATCTCCGGCGGGCTGTTCGTCTTCGGCTTTCTGGGTGTCTTCTTCGGCCCGGTCGTGCTGGGCACGCTCAAGGTGTTCGTCGAACTGTTCGCCCGCGAGCGCCCGCCGGCCCACGATGCGAGCGACGATCGACCCGCTTCGGCCGTCGACACGTCGGCTGGCGAGCGAGCGCGTCGCGCCAGTTGA
- a CDS encoding pyridoxal phosphate-dependent aminotransferase has protein sequence MTNFSNRVESVAISGIREVFEAAGGDAINLGLGQPDFPTPDHARQAAIDAIESGETDGYTSNAGIPDLREAIGDKHARDNDLAVGPDEVIATAGGSEALHLAIEAHVGRDEEVVIPDPGFVSYAALTHLAGGEPKPIELREDLTMSPAAVEEAITDDTAAFVVNSPANPTGAVQSKEDMEEFARIADEHDVLCISDEVYEHIVFDGEHHSPMKFAETDNVVVVNACSKAYSMTGWRLGWVTASERRTDRMLRIHQYVQACTSAPAQYAAAAALSGPQDPVREMVEAFEQRRDVLLDGLADASLDTPTPEGAFYAMPDVPDGWVDECLDRGVVVVPGEAFGEGGAGYARISYATGIEELKDAIEIMDDAASAVR, from the coding sequence ATGACGAACTTCTCGAACCGTGTCGAATCGGTCGCCATCAGCGGTATCCGTGAAGTGTTCGAGGCGGCCGGCGGCGACGCCATCAACCTCGGCCTCGGCCAGCCCGACTTCCCGACGCCAGACCACGCCCGGCAGGCCGCCATCGATGCCATCGAGAGCGGCGAGACCGACGGCTACACCTCGAACGCCGGTATCCCCGACCTCCGAGAGGCAATCGGCGACAAACACGCCCGCGACAACGACCTCGCGGTCGGCCCGGACGAGGTCATCGCCACCGCCGGCGGCAGCGAGGCGCTCCACCTCGCCATCGAGGCTCACGTGGGAAGGGACGAGGAGGTCGTCATCCCCGACCCCGGCTTCGTCTCCTACGCCGCACTGACTCACCTCGCGGGCGGCGAACCCAAACCGATCGAACTCCGCGAGGACCTCACGATGAGTCCCGCGGCGGTCGAGGAAGCCATCACCGACGACACCGCTGCATTCGTGGTCAACAGCCCCGCCAATCCCACTGGAGCCGTCCAGAGCAAGGAGGACATGGAAGAGTTCGCCCGTATCGCCGACGAACACGACGTGCTCTGCATCTCGGACGAGGTCTACGAGCACATCGTCTTCGACGGCGAGCACCATTCGCCCATGAAATTCGCAGAGACGGACAACGTCGTGGTCGTCAACGCCTGCTCGAAGGCCTACTCGATGACCGGCTGGCGGCTCGGCTGGGTCACAGCCTCGGAACGCCGTACCGACCGCATGCTCAGAATCCATCAGTACGTGCAGGCCTGCACGAGCGCGCCCGCCCAGTACGCCGCCGCGGCCGCCCTCTCCGGCCCACAGGACCCAGTACGGGAGATGGTCGAGGCCTTCGAGCAGCGCCGTGACGTCCTGCTCGACGGGCTCGCCGACGCGAGTCTCGACACCCCGACTCCAGAAGGAGCCTTCTACGCGATGCCCGACGTTCCAGATGGGTGGGTCGACGAGTGTCTCGACCGCGGCGTGGTCGTCGTCCCCGGCGAGGCTTTCGGCGAGGGCGGCGCGGGCTACGCGCGCATCTCGTATGCGACTGGCATCGAGGAGTTGAAAGACGCTATCGAGATCATGGACGACGCCGCGAGCGCGGTCCGGTAA
- a CDS encoding DUF7346 family protein — MQTVRDESGERYLLVNHSEASSRVRDPTTGEEHTVATDSLEATDESALDTAARGISEPVRRLVSAVPDEQALGLLREIDARGSVAVRDLLAYDLCESDLHGLCGEFRAAGLLEPCEVAGERGYRVTPDASAALARLRDD; from the coding sequence ATGCAGACCGTCCGTGACGAGAGCGGCGAGCGCTATCTCCTCGTGAACCATTCGGAAGCGTCGAGTCGCGTGCGTGACCCCACGACCGGCGAGGAGCACACCGTCGCCACCGACTCACTCGAAGCCACGGATGAGTCGGCGCTCGATACGGCCGCGCGCGGGATTTCGGAGCCGGTGCGGCGACTGGTGAGTGCCGTCCCCGATGAGCAGGCGCTCGGATTGCTCCGTGAGATCGATGCGCGCGGGTCGGTCGCGGTTCGTGACCTCCTCGCGTACGACCTCTGTGAGAGCGACCTGCACGGTCTCTGCGGGGAGTTCCGGGCGGCAGGACTGCTCGAACCGTGCGAGGTGGCCGGCGAACGCGGCTATCGAGTGACGCCCGACGCGAGCGCGGCGCTCGCGCGACTGCGCGACGACTGA
- a CDS encoding UbiA family prenyltransferase: protein MAIARHEQGVRGDLAALASQVHPVFMLPPLAASWFGAVLAPALVPRVAFVHMLAMFFAVYTAHVKDGYVDFYVRSEDDDHPLTMAGCRLGLILSTVGFVLCTGWLWLAVGSGAALVTLPTWLVAYFHAPQLDMHPIGATLGYPLGIALAILGGYYAQTTAMSAPALAFAAVFLVLLSGIKVIDDAKDYDYDRSIRKRTVAVALGQERARRSAHLLIALALVGTLAGAFLGLFPPSTALAAVAFGAVALVTRRFEPRRATKLLMRGSYVFLGLLFLAVLFHPLS from the coding sequence ATGGCCATCGCACGTCACGAGCAGGGGGTTCGGGGCGACCTCGCCGCGCTCGCCTCGCAGGTGCATCCGGTGTTCATGCTCCCGCCGCTGGCGGCCTCGTGGTTCGGCGCGGTGCTCGCGCCGGCGCTCGTGCCGCGAGTGGCGTTCGTCCACATGCTGGCGATGTTCTTCGCGGTCTACACTGCGCACGTCAAGGACGGCTACGTGGATTTCTACGTTCGCAGCGAGGACGACGACCACCCGCTCACGATGGCTGGCTGTCGGCTCGGTCTGATTCTCTCTACTGTGGGTTTCGTGCTCTGTACTGGCTGGCTCTGGCTCGCCGTCGGGTCGGGCGCGGCACTCGTCACACTCCCGACGTGGCTGGTCGCCTACTTTCATGCACCGCAACTCGACATGCATCCCATCGGTGCGACGCTCGGCTATCCGCTGGGCATCGCCCTCGCCATCCTCGGCGGCTACTACGCCCAGACCACCGCCATGTCCGCCCCGGCGCTCGCCTTCGCAGCCGTGTTTCTCGTTCTCCTCTCGGGCATCAAGGTCATCGACGACGCGAAGGACTACGACTACGACCGCTCGATTCGCAAGCGCACCGTCGCGGTGGCGCTTGGACAGGAACGTGCCCGCCGGAGCGCCCACCTGCTCATCGCGCTGGCGCTCGTCGGGACGCTCGCCGGCGCATTTCTCGGACTGTTCCCGCCGAGCACCGCGCTGGCCGCCGTCGCCTTCGGGGCTGTCGCGCTCGTCACCCGACGGTTCGAGCCCCGGCGTGCGACCAAGTTGCTCATGCGCGGCTCCTACGTGTTCCTCGGACTGCTCTTTCTGGCCGTGCTCTTTCACCCACTATCGTGA
- a CDS encoding HdeD family acid-resistance protein has protein sequence MSITTDTGETTPLANSWRYLVGVGVVVSLLGVLAVVFPLVTGLALSAFLGALLVVGGITHGIHVLSARGWTGALAQALLALLYIVGGIALLVNPVFGLATLTLVLAVTFVLNGLLEIVMGIGLRPRSNWPWVVVSGLLGLAVGMLLFVGFPSTAAWAVGLLFGINLLSSGLSMALFGLNGRKAARG, from the coding sequence ATGTCGATCACGACCGATACAGGAGAGACGACACCGCTCGCGAACTCGTGGCGCTACCTCGTCGGCGTCGGCGTGGTCGTCTCGCTGCTCGGGGTTCTCGCCGTCGTCTTCCCGCTGGTGACGGGTCTCGCGCTCTCGGCGTTTCTCGGGGCGCTGCTCGTCGTCGGCGGCATCACACACGGGATTCACGTCCTCTCGGCACGCGGCTGGACGGGCGCGCTCGCACAGGCGCTGTTGGCGCTGCTGTACATCGTCGGCGGTATCGCGCTGCTGGTGAATCCGGTGTTCGGGCTGGCGACGCTCACGCTCGTGCTGGCAGTCACGTTCGTGCTGAACGGCCTCCTCGAAATCGTCATGGGTATCGGGCTGCGCCCGCGCTCGAACTGGCCGTGGGTCGTCGTGAGTGGTCTGCTCGGGCTCGCCGTCGGCATGTTGCTCTTCGTCGGCTTTCCGAGCACCGCCGCGTGGGCGGTCGGTCTCCTCTTCGGCATCAACCTCCTGAGTTCCGGTCTCTCGATGGCGCTGTTCGGACTGAACGGACGAAAAGCGGCGCGCGGATAA
- the solA gene encoding N-methyl-L-tryptophan oxidase, producing MNADSSHDVIVVGVGGMGSATTYHLARRGLDVLGLERYDIPHTMGSSHGITRIIRRAYYEHPSYIPLVERAYDLWDDLAALSNRPVIHRTGSIDAGPPDDPVFEGSLRSCEEHDIPHEVLRGEELGERFPGYRLPEDYRALYQDDGGFVVPEQAIIAHTQAAQAEGAEIHARTRVDGWTETSSGGVRVETARGTYEADRLVLAAGAWNQELADALEGVAVPERQVLAWLQPESPDLFEPANFPVWNLSVPEGRFYGLPVYDVPGMKLGRYHHRDEQVDPDDWHRDPDAEDERLLREFAERYFPEGAGPTMGLATCMFTNSPDEHFILDTLPDHPQVAVGAGFSGHGFKFASVVGEVLADLVTGGTDHPIGMFRLDRFE from the coding sequence ATGAATGCCGACAGCAGCCACGACGTCATCGTCGTCGGCGTCGGCGGTATGGGCAGCGCGACCACCTACCACCTCGCCCGTCGCGGACTCGACGTTCTGGGACTGGAGCGCTACGACATCCCGCACACGATGGGGTCTTCCCACGGCATCACGCGCATCATTCGGCGGGCGTACTACGAGCATCCGTCCTACATCCCGCTGGTCGAACGTGCCTACGACCTCTGGGACGACCTCGCGGCGCTGTCGAACAGACCGGTCATCCACCGCACCGGCTCCATCGACGCCGGCCCGCCCGACGACCCGGTGTTCGAGGGGTCGCTGCGCTCGTGTGAAGAACACGATATCCCCCACGAGGTACTCAGGGGCGAGGAACTCGGCGAGCGTTTTCCCGGCTACCGACTCCCCGAGGACTACCGCGCGCTCTATCAGGACGACGGCGGGTTCGTCGTGCCCGAACAGGCCATCATCGCCCACACGCAGGCCGCACAGGCCGAGGGAGCCGAGATACACGCCCGCACGCGGGTCGATGGCTGGACGGAGACATCGAGTGGCGGCGTGCGCGTCGAGACTGCTCGTGGAACCTACGAAGCCGACAGACTGGTGCTGGCGGCCGGCGCGTGGAACCAGGAACTCGCCGACGCCCTGGAGGGGGTTGCGGTGCCCGAACGGCAGGTGCTCGCGTGGCTCCAGCCCGAAAGCCCCGACCTGTTCGAACCCGCGAACTTCCCCGTCTGGAACCTCTCGGTGCCCGAAGGACGGTTCTACGGGCTTCCCGTCTACGACGTGCCCGGCATGAAACTCGGCCGGTATCACCACCGCGACGAGCAGGTCGATCCCGACGACTGGCACCGCGACCCCGACGCCGAGGACGAACGCCTCCTCCGGGAGTTCGCCGAGCGCTACTTCCCCGAGGGAGCCGGCCCGACGATGGGTCTCGCCACCTGCATGTTCACCAACTCACCGGACGAACACTTCATCCTCGATACGCTGCCCGACCATCCACAGGTGGCCGTCGGGGCCGGCTTCTCGGGCCACGGTTTCAAGTTCGCCAGCGTCGTCGGCGAGGTGCTCGCCGACCTCGTTACTGGCGGTACCGACCACCCGATCGGGATGTTTCGGCTGGACCGCTTCGAGTGA
- a CDS encoding NAD(P)/FAD-dependent oxidoreductase, which produces MHVVVVGGGIVGLSCAHALAERDIEVTLCESGSIGGESTQRSAGGIRTQFATRVNVDLSLASLDVWNEFEERFGVDIAHRKTGYLFLAREADTAAGFEENVALQNERGGRSEYLDPSEATAYAPGIHPEKFVAATYSPLDGFADPNLAAQGYSQALGDGVTVLTKTPVEDVLVDSGTVRGVETPDERIEADAVVDAAGAWAGELSAMAGVSLPIEPKRRQILVANPEIPVPEDAPLTIDLDTGLYFRPEREGQAIVGGHFGDADPTQDPGGYDKTMDFDWATTALENASGWTDHFGPETTVKRGWAGLYAVTPDHHPIIEEVLPGLVVAAGFSGHGFQHAPATGQLVAEIVHDGEPSLVDIGVLGRDRFEEGGLREETNVA; this is translated from the coding sequence ATGCACGTAGTGGTGGTCGGCGGCGGCATCGTCGGACTGTCGTGTGCGCACGCCCTCGCCGAGCGCGACATCGAGGTGACGCTGTGCGAGAGTGGGAGCATCGGCGGCGAGAGCACGCAGCGCTCGGCCGGCGGCATCCGGACGCAGTTTGCGACGCGCGTGAACGTCGACCTCTCGCTGGCGAGCCTCGACGTCTGGAACGAGTTCGAGGAGCGCTTCGGCGTCGACATCGCCCACCGGAAGACCGGCTACCTCTTCCTCGCGCGCGAGGCGGACACGGCCGCGGGGTTCGAGGAGAACGTCGCCCTCCAGAACGAGCGCGGTGGTCGAAGCGAGTATCTCGACCCGAGCGAGGCGACCGCGTACGCACCGGGCATCCACCCCGAGAAGTTCGTCGCCGCGACCTACTCGCCGCTCGACGGCTTCGCCGACCCGAACCTCGCGGCGCAGGGGTACTCGCAGGCGCTCGGCGACGGCGTGACCGTGCTGACGAAGACGCCCGTCGAGGACGTCCTCGTCGACAGTGGGACTGTGCGTGGCGTCGAGACGCCCGACGAGCGCATCGAGGCTGATGCGGTGGTCGATGCCGCCGGCGCGTGGGCCGGCGAGTTGAGCGCGATGGCGGGCGTCTCCCTCCCGATCGAGCCAAAGCGCCGCCAGATCCTCGTCGCCAACCCCGAAATCCCGGTCCCGGAGGACGCACCCCTCACGATCGACCTCGATACGGGGCTGTACTTTCGGCCCGAACGCGAGGGACAGGCGATCGTCGGCGGCCACTTCGGCGACGCCGATCCGACGCAGGACCCCGGCGGCTACGACAAGACGATGGACTTCGACTGGGCGACGACAGCACTCGAAAACGCGAGCGGCTGGACCGACCACTTCGGGCCGGAGACGACGGTCAAACGCGGCTGGGCGGGGCTGTACGCCGTGACGCCCGACCACCATCCCATCATCGAGGAGGTGCTGCCGGGGCTGGTCGTCGCCGCCGGCTTCTCGGGGCATGGTTTCCAGCACGCGCCCGCGACCGGGCAGCTCGTCGCCGAGATCGTTCACGACGGCGAGCCATCGCTCGTCGATATCGGTGTTCTGGGCCGCGACCGCTTCGAGGAGGGTGGGCTGCGAGAGGAGACGAACGTCGCCTGA
- a CDS encoding DUF7322 domain-containing protein: MLDDLPDGSTDQYEPDEPDPEAEYTPDIPSVSIPDTSDADVPPELARVFWNVVLAANIGLFAVALGLMVGVFQGQWRLGGGAIALGAVALLLGYRRYRRYQNR, translated from the coding sequence GTGCTCGATGACCTCCCGGACGGCTCGACCGACCAGTACGAACCCGACGAGCCGGACCCCGAAGCCGAGTACACGCCCGACATCCCGTCGGTCTCGATACCCGACACCTCGGATGCCGACGTGCCGCCCGAACTGGCACGGGTCTTCTGGAATGTCGTCCTCGCGGCCAATATCGGCCTGTTCGCGGTGGCGCTCGGTCTCATGGTCGGCGTCTTTCAGGGCCAGTGGCGACTCGGCGGCGGTGCAATCGCGCTCGGGGCCGTGGCGCTACTGCTGGGGTACCGGCGCTACCGGCGCTATCAGAACCGCTAA